In Phaenicophaeus curvirostris isolate KB17595 chromosome 14, BPBGC_Pcur_1.0, whole genome shotgun sequence, a single genomic region encodes these proteins:
- the LOC138726526 gene encoding calpain small subunit 2-like isoform X2, whose amino-acid sequence MVKSKHADKLCFANTQLRHDTASESYGSTGSPSNSLQKIFTMFLAKALLSGGSGSGHGGSLAQGLGGLLTGGGRGGNIGGLVGGLVNLISEAAAQYNPEPPPAPSHFTNVEAYESEEIRQFRRLFLQLAGDDMEVCATELRDILNKVVSRHQYLKTDGFSLDTCRSMVAVMDSDTSGKLGFEEFKYLWNNIKKWQCVYMQYDTDQSGTLGRAQLPGALKAAGFHLNEQLFQVIVRRYADEDGSMNFNNFISCLVRMDSMFRAFKSLDRDGNGQIKMTIEDWLQLTMYS is encoded by the coding sequence ATGGTGAAGTCTAAGCATGCAGATAAGCTGTGTTTTGCCAACACCCAGCTCAGACACGATACAGCTTCAGAGAGTTACGGCAGCACTGGATCTCCGAGTAACTCCCTTCAAAAAATCTTCACGATGTTCCTTGCTAAAGCTTTGCTGAGTGGAGGAAGTGGCAGTGGTCACGGAGGGAGCCTTGCACAAGGCCTTGGAGGTCTCCTAACaggaggtgggagaggagggaataTTGGAGGACTTGTTGGAGGTCTTGTCAATCTGATAagtgaagcagcagctcagtATAATCCAGAGCCGCCTCCGGCTCCTTCACATTTTACGAATGTGGAAGCTTATGAGAGTGAGGAGATCAGACAGTTTCGTCGCCTTTTTCTCCAACTGGCTGGAGATGATATGGAGGTGTGTGCCACTGAGCTCAGGGACATCCTGAACAAAGTTGTTTCCAGACATCAATACTTGAAGACAGATGGCTTCAGCTTAGACACATGCCGTAGCATGGTAGCCGTCATGGACAGTGATACGAGTGGTAAACTGGGCTTTGAAGAGTTTAAGTACCTGTGGAACAACATCAAGAAATGGCAATGCGTGTACATGCAGTATGATACCGATCAATCGGGCACTCTTGGGAGAGCTCAGCTGCCGGGTGCCTTGAAGGCTGCAGGATTCCACCTGAACGAACAACTCTTCCAGGTAATCGTGCGCAGGTATGCCGATGAGGATGGTAGCATGAATTTCAACAACTTCATTAGCTGCTTGGTACGAATGGACAGCATGTTCCGGGCCTTCAAGTCCCTGGACCGAGATGGAAATGGACAGATCAAAATGACCATTGAAGATTGGCTGCAGCTGACCATGTATTCGTGA